Proteins from a single region of Bdellovibrio bacteriovorus HD100:
- a CDS encoding bifunctional 2-methylcitrate synthase/citrate synthase, which translates to MAEYINPDYVPEPEKMNVKKGLDGVVMDTSSVSKVNPHTNSLIYRGYPVQDLAENCSFEEVAFLMYNGELPNAGQLAEFSKKERSYREISTTLLNVIKALPQKCHPMDSIRTAVSFLGAEDARIWDASPATNMDKAMMLLAKIPTMVAADYRFKKGLDFIPPKADLSIAENFFHMCFGKVPQKEVVKAFDVSLILYAEHSFNASTFTARVVTSTQSDIYSATVAGIGALKGPLHGGANEMVMHMMKEIADPAKAEQWMLDALAQKKKVMGFGHRVYRSGDSRVPTMKKYAQVMADVTGEQKWMQMYTALEKVMVDKKKIYPNLDFPAGPAYYMMGFEIDFFTPIFVMARTTGWSAHIMEQTADNRIIRPLSEYVGAEQRKVTPISERK; encoded by the coding sequence ATGGCTGAGTATATCAATCCAGATTATGTTCCAGAACCAGAGAAAATGAACGTTAAAAAGGGTCTTGATGGCGTTGTTATGGATACGTCTTCTGTATCCAAAGTAAACCCTCACACCAATTCTTTGATCTATCGCGGTTACCCGGTTCAAGACCTGGCTGAAAACTGCTCTTTCGAAGAAGTAGCCTTCTTGATGTACAATGGCGAGCTGCCAAATGCAGGTCAACTTGCAGAGTTCTCCAAAAAAGAACGCAGCTACCGTGAAATCTCCACCACTTTGTTGAACGTGATCAAAGCACTACCACAAAAATGTCACCCAATGGATTCCATCCGCACGGCTGTGTCCTTCCTGGGCGCTGAAGATGCACGTATCTGGGATGCTTCCCCTGCAACTAACATGGACAAAGCCATGATGTTGCTTGCGAAAATCCCGACTATGGTGGCTGCGGACTACCGTTTCAAAAAAGGTTTGGATTTCATTCCACCTAAAGCTGACTTGTCTATCGCGGAAAACTTCTTCCACATGTGCTTCGGTAAAGTTCCACAAAAAGAAGTTGTTAAAGCTTTCGACGTTTCTTTGATCCTTTACGCTGAACACAGCTTCAATGCTTCCACGTTCACGGCACGTGTTGTGACTTCCACTCAGTCTGACATCTACTCTGCAACTGTTGCAGGTATTGGTGCCCTGAAAGGTCCTTTGCACGGTGGCGCGAACGAAATGGTTATGCACATGATGAAAGAAATCGCTGATCCTGCAAAAGCAGAACAGTGGATGCTGGATGCTTTGGCGCAGAAGAAAAAAGTCATGGGCTTCGGTCACCGCGTTTACCGCTCTGGCGATTCCCGCGTTCCAACCATGAAAAAGTACGCTCAAGTTATGGCTGACGTGACTGGCGAACAAAAATGGATGCAGATGTACACGGCTTTGGAAAAAGTCATGGTAGACAAGAAAAAGATCTACCCGAACCTGGATTTCCCAGCGGGTCCTGCTTACTACATGATGGGCTTCGAGATCGACTTCTTCACACCGATCTTCGTGATGGCTCGTACCACCGGCTGGTCTGCACACATCATGGAGCAAACTGCTGACAACCGCATCATCCGTCCTCTTTCTGAGTACGTGGGTGCCGAACAGCGCAAAGTGACTCCAATCAGCGAGCGCAAATAG
- a CDS encoding alkaline phosphatase D family protein, which translates to MKRMILLALALSACTHKTPDKATHVQHLATTYVSTLPSRGIDYSAKIERVAFGSCANQDEPQPIWNTIAATHPDLFLFTGDNIYGSWSGQQPLAEQYRKLDLFPEYRAVREKVPFMATWDDHDFGQRDGGQEWAGKDAARRDFMNYWTYTRNSMPLEQGGVYHSKIIGPKKQMVQVIMLDTRYYRSPLKERPGFEGKAMNYIPQDEGTILGDPQWEWFEAQLKRPADVRFIVSSIQLIADDPQFEKWGNFPKERQRFFDLIKSTRAKNVIVISGDRHIASIAKTDLKGYGPLYDITASSLNRPNKYPDADSHYVGLTYNQENFGLAEIDWKKKTVTMQIRSMENKIVNSVEIKLK; encoded by the coding sequence ATGAAGCGAATGATTCTGCTGGCGCTGGCTCTTTCTGCCTGCACTCACAAGACCCCGGACAAAGCCACCCATGTTCAGCATCTGGCCACCACCTACGTGTCCACCCTGCCGTCTCGGGGCATCGACTATTCTGCGAAAATAGAACGTGTGGCCTTTGGCTCCTGCGCCAATCAGGACGAACCCCAACCGATCTGGAACACCATCGCGGCCACCCACCCGGATCTGTTCCTGTTCACCGGAGACAACATCTATGGCAGCTGGTCCGGTCAGCAACCCCTCGCCGAACAATATCGCAAGCTGGATCTGTTTCCCGAATATCGTGCCGTTCGCGAAAAGGTTCCTTTCATGGCCACCTGGGATGATCATGACTTTGGACAGCGTGACGGCGGCCAGGAATGGGCCGGCAAAGATGCCGCCCGTCGTGATTTTATGAACTATTGGACCTACACCCGCAACAGCATGCCGCTGGAGCAAGGGGGCGTTTATCACAGCAAAATCATCGGACCGAAAAAACAAATGGTTCAGGTGATTATGCTCGACACTCGTTATTACCGCAGCCCCTTAAAAGAACGCCCGGGCTTTGAAGGCAAAGCGATGAACTATATCCCTCAGGATGAAGGCACCATACTGGGCGACCCGCAATGGGAGTGGTTTGAAGCCCAACTGAAACGGCCGGCCGATGTGCGCTTCATCGTCAGCAGCATTCAGCTGATTGCCGATGACCCGCAATTTGAAAAATGGGGGAACTTCCCGAAAGAACGTCAAAGATTCTTTGATCTGATAAAATCCACCCGCGCCAAGAATGTGATCGTCATCAGCGGCGACCGTCATATCGCCTCCATCGCCAAAACAGATCTGAAGGGTTATGGCCCGCTTTACGATATCACTGCCAGCTCTCTGAATCGTCCGAATAAATACCCGGACGCCGACAGTCACTATGTAGGCTTGACCTACAATCAGGAAAACTTCGGCCTGGCAGAAATTGACTGGAAAAAGAAAACCGTAACCATGCAGATTCGCAGCATGGAAAATAAAATTGTAAACTCAGTCGAAATCAAACTGAAGTAA
- a CDS encoding alpha/beta hydrolase family protein, with protein sequence MKLTVDFTSQGRMLEGTLFLPEESSEIFAACLFEGSMTGATAQVTERLAREVSAEGFITLIMDHSYFSEDELAPQPWESPSKRLQDIRAALDFLENHASVDKERIFGVGVSVGAEYLAQVCREGCSLKGLVIVESAMDDSRNLALDQLDIPTQVVDETHLDSAVDEIVLWARTLFNGGPSQESAVRPDWSVSDK encoded by the coding sequence ATGAAGCTCACTGTCGATTTTACGTCTCAAGGTCGCATGCTGGAGGGGACTCTTTTTTTACCCGAAGAATCTTCTGAAATTTTTGCGGCCTGTCTTTTTGAAGGTTCGATGACGGGGGCCACGGCTCAGGTGACCGAAAGACTGGCCCGGGAGGTCAGTGCCGAGGGATTTATCACCCTGATCATGGATCATAGTTATTTTAGTGAAGACGAACTGGCACCACAGCCCTGGGAGTCCCCCAGCAAGCGCCTTCAGGACATCCGCGCGGCTTTGGACTTTCTGGAGAATCACGCCAGCGTCGATAAAGAGCGCATCTTCGGTGTGGGGGTCAGTGTCGGGGCCGAATATCTGGCGCAGGTCTGCCGGGAGGGTTGCAGTCTTAAAGGCCTTGTGATTGTGGAAAGTGCCATGGATGACAGTCGCAATCTGGCGTTGGACCAGCTGGATATTCCGACTCAGGTGGTGGATGAAACCCATCTGGATTCAGCGGTGGACGAGATCGTTTTATGGGCGCGCACTTTGTTTAACGGCGGCCCTTCGCAGGAATCCGCCGTCAGACCTGACTGGAGTGTTTCGGACAAGTAG
- a CDS encoding group III truncated hemoglobin: MTTPTSRKPLESREDVMVLVDSFYAKVRADGYIGPIFTDVAKVDWEEHLPKLYNFWSDLLLGEDSYRGRPFPPHTKLNLERGHFEQWLRLFVETVDEHFVGLKANEAKERAYRIARNFMINLQLLSLE, translated from the coding sequence ATGACGACACCCACTTCAAGAAAGCCCCTGGAAAGCCGCGAGGACGTCATGGTTCTTGTGGACAGCTTTTATGCGAAAGTTCGCGCCGATGGTTATATCGGCCCGATTTTTACGGATGTGGCGAAAGTGGATTGGGAAGAACATTTGCCCAAGCTTTACAATTTTTGGTCGGATTTACTGTTGGGTGAAGACTCTTATCGTGGGCGGCCTTTTCCGCCGCATACAAAATTGAATTTGGAACGCGGGCACTTTGAACAGTGGCTGCGACTTTTTGTTGAGACCGTCGATGAACATTTCGTGGGTCTTAAGGCGAATGAAGCCAAAGAGCGCGCCTATCGTATTGCACGCAATTTTATGATCAATCTGCAATTGCTCAGTCTGGAGTAA
- a CDS encoding hydrogen peroxide-inducible genes activator — protein MSPKVNFSLTQLEYVMAVHKYGHFAKAAEACHVTQPTLSMQIQKLEEDLGVVIFDRSKKPILLTHMGKKLISQIQTVLFESRKIESIIQHEQKGAKQGVLSIGVIPTVAPYLLPRLLPVVEEMFPGVDLNIKEMQTDQILEALNGDDIDVGVLATPTLMPKMFEFPLYYEPFYVLCEKNHEYAHMKKIKYQSLGMEDIWLLEEGHCLRNQVLDICSVKKGKGQGRRYKFESGSLETLKNLVDLYGGYTLLPHLATEQVGARSHLVPFERPIPAREIGLVYRREHYKNELIEALGEAILKSIPEELRKIRPKDLDVLPIA, from the coding sequence ATGAGCCCAAAAGTGAACTTTTCTTTGACGCAGCTGGAATACGTTATGGCTGTCCATAAGTACGGTCATTTTGCCAAGGCGGCTGAGGCCTGCCACGTGACCCAACCCACGCTCAGCATGCAAATACAGAAGCTGGAAGAGGATTTGGGAGTGGTGATCTTTGACCGCTCCAAAAAACCCATTTTGCTGACACATATGGGTAAAAAACTGATATCCCAAATTCAGACGGTCCTTTTTGAGTCCAGGAAAATTGAGAGTATTATTCAGCATGAGCAGAAAGGTGCCAAACAAGGAGTCTTGTCTATTGGTGTCATTCCGACGGTGGCTCCCTATTTATTGCCTCGACTTTTGCCGGTGGTGGAAGAGATGTTCCCAGGTGTGGATCTGAATATCAAAGAAATGCAGACCGACCAGATTTTGGAAGCCCTGAACGGCGATGATATTGATGTCGGCGTTTTGGCGACGCCCACACTGATGCCGAAAATGTTTGAGTTCCCTCTGTACTATGAGCCGTTCTATGTGCTGTGTGAAAAGAATCACGAGTACGCCCACATGAAGAAAATCAAATACCAGAGTCTGGGCATGGAGGACATCTGGTTGCTGGAGGAAGGCCATTGCCTGCGCAATCAAGTGCTGGATATCTGCTCGGTGAAAAAAGGCAAAGGGCAGGGGCGTCGGTACAAATTTGAAAGCGGCAGCCTTGAAACCCTGAAAAACCTGGTGGATTTGTACGGTGGCTACACCCTGCTGCCGCATCTGGCGACAGAACAAGTGGGTGCACGCAGTCATTTGGTTCCTTTTGAAAGGCCGATTCCGGCCCGCGAAATCGGACTGGTGTATCGTCGCGAGCACTACAAGAATGAACTGATTGAAGCTTTGGGTGAAGCCATTCTGAAATCGATCCCGGAAGAACTGCGCAAGATTCGTCCAAAGGATCTGGATGTTTTGCCGATTGCTTAA
- the ahpC gene encoding alkyl hydroperoxide reductase subunit C: MQTIINTKVPDFKVQAFHHGDFKTVTQNDLKGKWSIFFFYPADFTFVCPTELGDMADKYAEFQKIGVEVYGVSTDTHFTHKAWHDASETIKKIKYPMLADPTFQLTRAFGVHIEEEGLAYRGTFLVNPEGKIVLAEVQDNGIGRNADELFRKTQAAQYIAANPGEVCPAKWTPGKSTLKPGLDLVGKI, from the coding sequence ATGCAAACTATCATCAACACGAAAGTGCCAGATTTCAAAGTTCAAGCTTTCCATCACGGTGATTTCAAAACTGTGACTCAGAACGACCTGAAAGGTAAATGGTCCATCTTCTTCTTCTACCCTGCGGATTTCACATTCGTATGCCCTACTGAATTGGGTGACATGGCTGACAAATACGCTGAGTTCCAAAAAATCGGCGTGGAAGTTTACGGTGTTTCCACTGACACTCACTTCACTCACAAAGCATGGCATGATGCTTCTGAGACGATCAAAAAGATCAAATACCCAATGTTGGCAGACCCTACCTTCCAATTGACTCGCGCATTCGGCGTGCACATTGAAGAAGAAGGTTTGGCTTACCGTGGTACTTTCCTGGTGAACCCAGAAGGTAAAATCGTTTTGGCTGAAGTTCAGGACAACGGTATCGGCCGTAACGCTGATGAATTGTTCCGTAAAACTCAGGCAGCTCAATACATCGCTGCAAACCCAGGCGAAGTTTGCCCTGCGAAATGGACTCCAGGCAAATCCACTCTGAAACCAGGTCTTGATCTGGTTGGTAAAATCTAA
- the ahpF gene encoding alkyl hydroperoxide reductase subunit F, with product MLDSSLLEQLRSVFGSLENTVELVYENSSHEDQKDLLDMLQSVASTSDKITLTQNTSGTSPMPQFRIDYKGKHTGIVFKGIPGGHEFTSLILAILNTDGKGKLLDSVIADRVRRLNKNITIQSYISLTCENCPEVVQALNQIALIHGSLRHEIIDGGYVQDDIKTLGIQGVPSLVANAKMFHSGRIQLLDLVSKLESTFGVDANAAPSEPVNKNLGHFDVLVIGGGPAGASAAIYTVRKGLSTAMITEKIGGQVQETKGIENLIGVTYTEGPQLAAQLNQHIASYPVKVLENRRVKKIHTESKVKAIELESGEHLTADAIIVTTGAKWRELGVEGEKEYLGRGVAYCPHCDGPFYKGKKVAVIGGGNSGVEAAIDLAGIVREVVVFEYNDQLKADKILVDKLKSLPNVSIVTSAKTEKVIGDGNKVQQIQYLDRSLNKEEKMDLDGIFVQIGLVPNSQFLKETVELTKFGEIIVDEKGRTSAKGIYAAGDVTTTPYKQIVIAMGEGAKAALAAFEDRMYHS from the coding sequence ATGTTAGACTCTTCTCTTCTTGAACAACTAAGATCAGTCTTCGGCTCTTTGGAAAACACTGTTGAGCTTGTCTATGAAAACAGCTCTCACGAAGATCAAAAAGATCTTTTGGACATGCTTCAAAGTGTTGCCAGCACCTCGGACAAAATCACACTGACACAAAATACCTCCGGCACTTCTCCGATGCCTCAGTTCCGTATTGACTATAAAGGCAAGCACACGGGCATCGTGTTCAAAGGTATTCCCGGCGGTCACGAATTCACTTCGTTGATTCTGGCGATCCTGAACACCGATGGCAAAGGCAAGCTTTTGGACAGCGTGATCGCGGACCGCGTTCGTCGTCTGAACAAAAACATCACCATTCAGTCTTACATCTCTTTGACTTGTGAAAACTGTCCTGAAGTGGTGCAGGCTCTGAATCAGATTGCTTTGATTCACGGAAGCCTTCGCCATGAAATCATCGATGGCGGCTATGTTCAGGACGACATCAAAACTTTGGGTATTCAAGGTGTTCCAAGTCTGGTGGCGAACGCAAAAATGTTCCATTCCGGCCGCATCCAGCTTTTGGATCTGGTCAGCAAACTGGAATCCACATTTGGTGTCGACGCGAATGCAGCACCATCCGAACCTGTGAACAAAAACCTGGGTCACTTTGACGTCCTTGTGATCGGCGGCGGCCCGGCAGGGGCTTCCGCTGCGATCTACACGGTTCGTAAAGGTCTTTCCACGGCCATGATCACTGAAAAAATCGGCGGTCAGGTGCAGGAAACCAAAGGCATCGAAAACCTGATTGGTGTGACTTACACCGAAGGCCCTCAACTGGCAGCCCAGTTGAATCAGCACATTGCCAGCTATCCGGTGAAGGTTCTTGAAAACCGTCGCGTGAAAAAGATCCACACGGAAAGCAAAGTCAAAGCCATCGAACTGGAAAGTGGCGAACACCTGACCGCCGACGCGATCATCGTCACTACGGGGGCGAAATGGCGCGAATTGGGCGTGGAAGGTGAGAAAGAATATCTGGGCCGTGGCGTGGCTTACTGCCCACACTGTGATGGTCCATTCTATAAAGGCAAAAAGGTCGCTGTGATTGGCGGAGGAAACTCGGGCGTGGAAGCGGCAATCGATCTGGCCGGCATTGTTCGCGAAGTCGTGGTATTTGAATACAACGATCAGCTGAAAGCCGACAAGATTCTGGTGGATAAACTAAAATCCCTGCCCAACGTGTCCATCGTGACCAGCGCCAAAACTGAAAAAGTCATCGGTGACGGCAACAAGGTTCAGCAGATCCAGTATTTGGATCGTTCCCTCAATAAAGAGGAAAAAATGGACCTGGATGGCATCTTTGTGCAGATCGGCCTTGTGCCGAACAGCCAGTTCCTGAAAGAAACCGTGGAGCTGACCAAGTTCGGCGAAATCATCGTCGATGAAAAAGGTCGCACTTCAGCCAAGGGCATCTACGCAGCTGGCGACGTCACCACGACGCCGTACAAACAGATCGTGATCGCCATGGGTGAAGGCGCCAAAGCCGCCCTGGCCGCCTTTGAAGACCGTATGTACCATTCTTAA
- a CDS encoding alpha/beta hydrolase family protein, whose protein sequence is MKTALKMPFLAALVLSMSACQTFTKKEAVNAEYIPREVLFGNPDITGIKISPDGKYVAYLSAHKGVLNIWVQDFGKPETAKPVTHDTKRGIFRYNWTYTPGTLIFSQDVAGDENFGLYTLNVATGDLNEITKPGKVTSQIAETSHLRPNEVVIMTNERDPRFFDYKILNLATKATTDLFTNTENYAGIIFDKNYHPILASKSNKDGSSTIFLWNSANKKFVKKTVVPFEDSMTSTAVDVSHDGSKVYLLDSRQRDKAALVEWDLKSDKTKVVASDDRSDIQGLQMHPQTGKLLWASSYYLKRDIQFFDKDFQKHFESIEKKLDAEVNVTSMSLDGNQWVLFADSTDKPVAFYFYDVKTQTLSQPLYHTKAMIPYGHRLSAMEAVEIPSRDGFQLVSYLTQARKQAGKSMVLLVHGGPWGRDDYGYNPYHQWLADRGYNVLSVNFRASTGFGKKFLNAGDKQWGRKMHDDLIDAVNWAVKNGYADPNEVVIMGGSYGGYAALAGLTFTPDTFAAAVDIVGPSNLETLLNTVPPYWESFRANLYKRVGDPTTAAGKKLLKERSPLTHVNKIKKPLLILQGANDPRVKKAEADQIYNAMVAKKIPVEYVLFPDEGHGFAKAANNMGANALTEEFLQKYLKGRLEPIEAHVKASSAQVITTPQ, encoded by the coding sequence ATGAAAACAGCACTGAAAATGCCATTTTTAGCAGCTCTGGTTCTTTCCATGAGTGCCTGCCAAACATTCACAAAGAAGGAAGCCGTGAACGCTGAATACATTCCTCGTGAAGTTCTTTTCGGAAATCCGGACATCACCGGCATCAAAATCAGCCCTGACGGAAAATATGTCGCCTATCTTTCCGCACACAAAGGTGTTTTGAACATCTGGGTGCAGGACTTTGGCAAACCGGAAACCGCAAAACCAGTCACTCACGACACCAAACGTGGCATTTTCCGTTACAATTGGACCTACACTCCGGGCACGCTGATTTTCAGTCAGGATGTGGCGGGGGATGAAAACTTTGGCCTTTACACTTTGAACGTGGCGACTGGGGATCTGAATGAGATCACCAAACCCGGCAAAGTCACCTCGCAGATTGCCGAAACCAGTCACCTGCGCCCGAACGAAGTGGTCATCATGACCAACGAGCGTGATCCAAGATTCTTTGACTACAAAATTTTGAACCTTGCCACGAAGGCCACCACGGATCTGTTCACCAACACCGAAAACTATGCTGGGATCATATTTGACAAAAACTACCACCCGATTCTGGCCAGCAAATCCAACAAGGATGGCTCATCCACAATTTTCCTGTGGAACAGCGCCAACAAGAAATTTGTCAAAAAAACGGTCGTTCCTTTTGAAGACAGCATGACGTCCACCGCAGTGGACGTTTCCCATGACGGCAGCAAAGTTTATCTGCTGGACAGCCGCCAACGTGACAAGGCCGCTTTGGTGGAATGGGATCTGAAATCTGACAAAACCAAAGTGGTGGCGTCTGATGACCGCTCCGACATTCAGGGGCTGCAGATGCACCCGCAAACCGGAAAGCTTTTGTGGGCCTCGTCCTATTATCTGAAGCGCGACATTCAGTTCTTCGACAAGGACTTCCAAAAGCACTTTGAAAGCATCGAAAAGAAACTCGACGCCGAAGTGAATGTGACCTCCATGAGCCTGGATGGAAATCAGTGGGTGCTGTTCGCGGATTCCACAGACAAACCTGTGGCCTTCTATTTCTATGACGTGAAAACTCAAACCCTGAGCCAGCCGCTGTATCACACCAAAGCCATGATTCCTTACGGCCACCGCCTGAGCGCGATGGAGGCGGTGGAAATCCCGTCCCGCGATGGTTTCCAGCTGGTTTCTTATCTGACTCAAGCCCGCAAGCAGGCGGGAAAATCCATGGTTTTACTTGTTCATGGCGGCCCTTGGGGGCGAGATGATTACGGCTACAATCCCTACCACCAGTGGCTGGCCGATCGCGGATACAATGTTCTGAGTGTGAACTTCCGCGCCTCTACAGGTTTTGGGAAGAAGTTTCTGAACGCCGGCGACAAACAATGGGGCCGAAAAATGCACGACGACCTGATTGATGCAGTCAATTGGGCGGTAAAAAATGGTTACGCTGATCCAAATGAAGTTGTCATCATGGGGGGCTCTTACGGCGGTTATGCGGCTTTGGCAGGACTCACTTTCACGCCGGACACTTTTGCAGCGGCCGTCGATATCGTGGGGCCTTCCAATCTGGAAACTTTGCTCAACACAGTCCCGCCTTACTGGGAAAGCTTCCGGGCGAATCTTTACAAACGCGTCGGGGATCCAACGACGGCTGCTGGTAAGAAACTTCTGAAAGAGCGCTCGCCGCTGACCCACGTGAATAAAATCAAAAAGCCTTTGCTGATTCTGCAAGGGGCCAATGATCCGCGTGTGAAAAAAGCTGAAGCCGATCAGATCTACAACGCCATGGTGGCTAAAAAAATCCCGGTGGAATATGTTCTTTTCCCTGACGAAGGCCACGGTTTTGCAAAAGCCGCCAATAACATGGGGGCCAATGCCCTGACCGAAGAGTTCCTGCAGAAGTATCTGAAAGGACGCCTGGAGCCGATTGAGGCTCACGTGAAAGCCTCTTCCGCGCAAGTGATTACCACGCCTCAGTAA
- a CDS encoding VOC family protein produces MSLLITSITINTSHLQGMLGFYRIIGFQFTASKVDKGSEVHRAVHNGVEFSLYSIQNPQRSQIPSLQLGFQITDLEKTVQELVKIPGAMCILDPTDMPDGKKAIVLDPDGHSIELCEL; encoded by the coding sequence ATGAGTTTGTTAATCACTTCTATCACAATAAACACCTCGCATCTACAGGGCATGCTGGGTTTTTATCGAATTATCGGCTTTCAGTTTACAGCGTCAAAGGTTGATAAGGGGAGTGAAGTCCATCGCGCCGTTCACAATGGCGTCGAATTCTCTTTATACAGCATTCAAAATCCGCAGAGATCTCAGATTCCAAGCCTGCAGCTGGGTTTTCAGATCACGGATCTGGAAAAAACCGTGCAGGAGCTCGTTAAAATACCAGGTGCCATGTGCATTTTAGACCCTACGGACATGCCCGATGGCAAAAAGGCCATTGTGCTGGATCCTGACGGACATTCCATCGAACTTTGCGAACTTTAA